In the Elusimicrobiota bacterium genome, TAAATCTCCCGATGAGATAGGATGACCTTGAAACTGGCCTGGTCAAAACCAAGTAAATAGTTTTTTGTTCCATTTCTTCAAGTATAAGGGTAACCGCAGAAAAACTAATTGATATCAGGGCAAAAAATTCTATTGACCCAAGACCGAAATCCAAGAGAACTCGTGTATTTTGTTCTCCTGAAATTGCGCCAATAAGCGAAGATGCTGCAACTATCACGACTCCAAAAAGCACAAGTACATAAAATATTTTATTTCTTGTATTTTCAACAAAAGTATAGTGGGCAATAGATAATATTTTCCTCATATCTTTATTCTTCCAAGCTCAGATGTCCCCGAAACATCCGAAATAAATATTTTTTCTAATTCTCCCTCTTTTGAAACCAGTTTATTCTGCTCTATTATTCTTACTAAAGACCCTTGCGCCAATATGGCAACACGGTCTGAAACTTTTTCAACTTCGGAAATAAGATGTGAAGACAAAAATATTGTTTTCCCTTCACTTTTTAATTTTAACAGCAAATTTCGCATTTCAGTTATTGCCAAAGGATCAAGGCCGCTTACCGGCTCGTCATAAATTAAAATATCCGGATCATGCAAAAGACTTTGAGCGATAGCAATGCGCTGAAGCATGCCTTTGGAATATTCCGAAAGTTTTTTGTCTTTTCTTTCAGTTAGCCCAACTAAATTCAGTAATTCATCAACCTTTTTCTTTGTGTTTTTGATTTCAGACATTTCACCGTAAAATCTCAGGATCTCAGACGCAGTTAGGTATCGGTAAAAATAAGGCACTTCAGGCATAAATCCTATTTTTCGCAGCACTTTTGTGGAAGGTATTTTTTCTCCTAAAATAAAAGACTCTCCGGATGTAGGAGTTAATAAACCTAAAAGAAGTTTAATAGTAGTAGTTTTTCCAGATCCGTTTAAGCCAAGCAGGCCGAATATTTCTCCTTTATTTATGGATATAGACAAATCTTTTATACCCGTTGTTAAGGACATTTTCCCTAAATGGCTTTTTCTATAGATTTTGGTTAGATTTTTTGTTTCTATTGCAATCATTTTATTCTTTAATATTTATCTTTTAGCGGGTATTTAATGTGTTCCTTTTGAAAATTTATTCAAATACATGAGAAAAGTCGCGGGGCTGTCCCGCCCCTGCACCCCTGAATTACTTTTCTTTACTTGCCCAAAGAAAAGTAACCAAAAGAAACGCACCCCGTGAGCCATTCGCTCGCATTTTTTAGGCGGTTTTTCAATGGTTCGGCAGGCTCACCATCCTGAGCTTGTCGAAGGACTCGCCCCTTCGGCTTCGGCCAGGATGGGGCTCAAACACGAAAAACCGAAGAATTCCTCAAAAAATGCTCGACTCATTAGCGGCTCAATGGGATAAATTTTAATACTCTAGAAGATTTTACTTCTTTTTGTCTTTACCGGTATCTGGTGGCTGGTCGCTGGTCTCATTTTTGTCCGCATCACTTCATTGAAATATATTTCACTTTGTTTATACCGGACATTTTTCCGATCTGTTTTATTAAATCATCTGAAACGCAGGCATCTATAGTAATAATGGTAACGGCTTCTCCGCCCTGTTCTCTTCTTCCAACCTGCATTCCGGCGATATTTATACTGTTTTTTCCTAAAAGAGTGCCTATTTGCCCGACAACGCCCGGCCGGTCAATATTAGTAAGCATAAGCATGCATTTTGAAGGAGAAATTTCTACAGGAACTCCGCCTATATTTACAAACCTGGGCGTTTTATGGCCGAACAAAGTTCCTGAAACAGTAAATTCTTCTTTGTCGGTTTTTATCTTTGCAGAGATAAGGCCGGAATAATCATCGCATTCTTTTGTATTCATTTCAATAATTTTAATTCCTCTTTCCCTTGCCAAGTGAGGCGCGTTCACAAAATTAACGATAACATTATCCATAACATTTGAAAGCATCCCTTTAAGGTATCCGACAAGCAAAGGGTTAGTATTGATTTCAGAAATGGCTCCCTGATAATCCAATTCAACTGCGGTAACGCCTCCTTCAACAACCTGGCTCTGAAAAGAACCGATCATTTCGGCCAGCGAAATATAAGGTTCAAGTTTTTTATAGGTCTCCCAATCAACCGTCGGAACATTTACCGCATTACGTATAAGCCCTTTTGTAAAATAATCAATTACAACTTCGCTTAACTCCTGAGCAATCTTTACCTGGGCTTCTTCTGTTGAAGCGGCAAGATGCGGCGTAACTACCGTATTTGGCGACTCAATTATTGTCCAGTCAACAGGCGGTTCTTTGGCATACACGTCTATGGCAGCGCCTTTTACATGCCCGTCTTTTATCGCATCCGCAAGCGCTTTTTCGTCAATAATACCGCCCCTTGCACAATTAATAATCCGTATTCCCTTTTTCATTTTCTTTAGAGCTTCCGCATTAATCATATTTTTAGTTGTCTCATTAAGAGGCGAATGAATTGAAATGTAGTCTGACTGCGCGTAAACTTCATCTAAAGTTTTCAGTTCTACTCCGAGTCCTTGGGAAAATTCTTTACTGGCAAACGGATCGTAGGCAATTATTTTCATTCCAAAAGCAATCATTCTTATTGCAACTTCGCGACCGATTCTTCCTAACCCTATAAGGCCAAGAGTTTTGCCCTGAAGTTCTGTCCCCATAAATTTTTCTCTTTTCCATTCTTTGTTTTTCAAAGCAGTATGGGCGTCGGGAATGTTTCTAGCAAGAGACAAAATAAGCCCTATAGTATGCTCAGCGGCAGAAATTGTATTTCCTCCCGGAACATTTGCAACCACTATTCCTTTTGTTGTCGCGGCTTTTGTATCTACATTATCCACGCCCGTCCCCGCCCTTCCGATAAATCTTAATTTGTCAGAAGCTTTGATGATGTCTTCGGTTACTTTTACTTCGGAACGGATCATTAAGCCGTCGTAACCTTTAATAAGTTCTTTAAATTGTTCGGGGCTAGGTTTTTCATGAATCTCAATTTTAAAATCTTTGTTTTTAAGAAGTTTTTCCAATCCTTCGGTATTGTTGTAAGTCATTAAAATTTTATACATTTTATTTTCCTTTTCCGTCCCGATATATCGGG is a window encoding:
- a CDS encoding ABC transporter ATP-binding protein, encoding MIAIETKNLTKIYRKSHLGKMSLTTGIKDLSISINKGEIFGLLGLNGSGKTTTIKLLLGLLTPTSGESFILGEKIPSTKVLRKIGFMPEVPYFYRYLTASEILRFYGEMSEIKNTKKKVDELLNLVGLTERKDKKLSEYSKGMLQRIAIAQSLLHDPDILIYDEPVSGLDPLAITEMRNLLLKLKSEGKTIFLSSHLISEVEKVSDRVAILAQGSLVRIIEQNKLVSKEGELEKIFISDVSGTSELGRIKI
- the serA gene encoding phosphoglycerate dehydrogenase, which codes for MYKILMTYNNTEGLEKLLKNKDFKIEIHEKPSPEQFKELIKGYDGLMIRSEVKVTEDIIKASDKLRFIGRAGTGVDNVDTKAATTKGIVVANVPGGNTISAAEHTIGLILSLARNIPDAHTALKNKEWKREKFMGTELQGKTLGLIGLGRIGREVAIRMIAFGMKIIAYDPFASKEFSQGLGVELKTLDEVYAQSDYISIHSPLNETTKNMINAEALKKMKKGIRIINCARGGIIDEKALADAIKDGHVKGAAIDVYAKEPPVDWTIIESPNTVVTPHLAASTEEAQVKIAQELSEVVIDYFTKGLIRNAVNVPTVDWETYKKLEPYISLAEMIGSFQSQVVEGGVTAVELDYQGAISEINTNPLLVGYLKGMLSNVMDNVIVNFVNAPHLARERGIKIIEMNTKECDDYSGLISAKIKTDKEEFTVSGTLFGHKTPRFVNIGGVPVEISPSKCMLMLTNIDRPGVVGQIGTLLGKNSINIAGMQVGRREQGGEAVTIITIDACVSDDLIKQIGKMSGINKVKYISMK